In Populus nigra chromosome 1, ddPopNigr1.1, whole genome shotgun sequence, one genomic interval encodes:
- the LOC133680996 gene encoding uncharacterized protein LOC133680996: MAIQLENLVQSIKSKVRALKKSKKPYIKMDKSASVRVEIRSRKARKLIDKTLQVADRPGKRVIS; this comes from the coding sequence ATGGCAATCCAACTAGAAAATCTGGTGCAgtcaatcaaatcaaaagttagagcCCTGAAGAAGTCCAAGAAACCATACATCAAGATGGACAAGAGCGCAAGCGTTAGGGTTGAGATCCGTAGCAGAAAAGCAAGAAAGCTTATCGACAAGACTCTTCAAGTTGCCGATCGTCCTGGAAAACGTGTCATTTCTTGA